One genomic region from Augochlora pura isolate Apur16 chromosome 7, APUR_v2.2.1, whole genome shotgun sequence encodes:
- the LOC144473244 gene encoding uncharacterized protein LOC144473244 isoform X1, with protein sequence MVLENNPNKVLAMKMKKQMYLILHMKYIESLSLLGNHLIDLSNRFSVCLTNLVHLDLSNGKLNDLPNALNVLQNLVHLNIDSNQFVCIPNIVSELTSLKTFTASNNYIKEVPNDLENLVNLEKLDLSSNKLKDLPGSCLNLNQLKSLSLSSNQFKIIPSCVESGMHNLQEFTFSQNSCSEIDVSPKSIKLTTFYAEQNGTCPSFPRWILNSRYKNLVSVSLNGTIFHKFDLPEEQSTLNIKVFFMRQCKLDETIVEKLIARMIHLERLIIGNSSIHNGNGFWFIPINSLKEPSNLKEIDLSGTVIPQIPKKISNFVNLTILNISFNNITWLPEEICSLTKLKRLMVDRNNLMTLPKTIGKLISLEELNVSHNHLCELPDTLETVNSLQYIDLYDNELETVPEFLKKLTGLIGLDLEQNYFLTNNLLLDRYGQYEIMRASLRDHWKSSYRILDGIKLKLSDDSVFSPARRLSHSSSSSDLSYNGEVLCPSPGDINQSGHEHWDTSEDSADDFDPNEDREPTIRGYSPFTFYQPYQRFFCPADYHATSVRSKILKMLKQGTLVWSMNYAEGQFDDP encoded by the exons ATGGTATTGGAAAATAATCCAAATAAAGTATtagcaatgaaaatgaaaaagcaaATGTACTTAATATTACAcatgaaatatatagaaagtCTGTCTCTGTTAGGAAATCATCTAATTGATTTATCCAACAGATTTTCTGTATGCTTAACAAATTTAGTTCATCTTGATTTGTCCAATGGCAAATTGAACGACTTACCAAATGCTCTAAATGTTCTACAAAACCTAGTTCACTTAAACATTGATTCTAATCAATTTGTTTGTATTCCAAACATTGTCAGCGAATTGACTAGTTTAAAAACTTTCACAGCTagtaataactatataaaagAAGTTCCAAATGATTTAGAGAATTTAGTGAATTTAGAGAAATTAGATCTCAGTTCTAACAAATTGAAAGACTTGCCAGGTTCGTGTTTGAATTTGAATCAGCTAAAAAGTCTTTCTCTTTCAagtaatcaatttaaaataattccaagcTGCGTTGAAAGTGGAATGCATAATTTGCAAGAGTTTACATTCTCTCAGAATTCTTGCTCGGAGATAGATGTTTCACCGAAAAGTATTAAGTTGACCACATTCTATGCTGAACAAAATGGTACTTGTCCATCGTTTCCCAGATGGATACTAAATTCTAGGTATAAGAATCTGGTTAGCGTATCTCTGAATGGCACAATCTTTCATAAGTTTGACTTACCAGAAGAACAATCTACACTCAACATCAAAGTGTTTTTTATGAGACAATGCAAATTAGACGAGACaatcgtagaaaaattaatagctaGAATGATACATCTCGAACGATTGATAATTGGCAATAGTAGCATCCATAATGGAAATGGTTTCTGGTTTATACCAATAAACTCGTTGAAAGAGCCGTCCAATCTGAAAGAAATTGATCTGAGTGGAACAGTGATTCCACAAATACctaaaaaaattagtaattttgttaatttaaccATACTGAATATtagctttaataatattacttggTTACCAGAAGAAATTTGTTCCCTGacaaaattgaaacgtttGATGGtagatagaaataatttaatgacaCTTCCAAAGACTATTGGAAAACTAATATCGTTAGAAGAGTTGAATGTGAGTCATAATCATTTGTGCGAGCTGCCGGATACGTTGGAAACTGTGAACAGTTTACAATATATTGATCTCTACGACAATGAATTGGAAACTGTAcctgaatttttaaagaaactgACAGGTTTGATAGGGCTGGACCTCGAACAAAACTATTTTCTGACCAACAATTTATTg CTTGATAGGTACGGtcaatatgaaattatgaGAGCCAGTTTGAGAGATCATTGGAAAAGCAGCTACAGAATACTTGATGGAATCAAATTAAAGTTATCCGATGACTCAGTATTTTCACCTGCAAGAAGACTATCACACTCATCATCGTCGTCAGATCTTTCTTATAATGGGGAAGTCTTGTGTCCATC aCCCGGGGACATCAATCAATCTGGACACGAGCATTGGGATACTTCAGAAGATTCAGCCGATGACTTTGATCCTAATG AAGATAGAGAACCGACGATTCGTGGCTATTCGCCATTCACATTTTACCAACCGTACCAACGGTTCTTCTGTCCTGCGGATTATCATGCAACGAGTGTCAGATCGaagattttgaaaatgttgaaacaaGGGACTCTGGTGTGGTCGATGAATTACGCGGAAGGCCAGTTCGACGACCCATAG
- the LOC144473244 gene encoding uncharacterized protein LOC144473244 isoform X2: MVLENNPNKVLAMKMKKQMYLILHMKYIESLSLLGNHLIDLSNRFSVCLTNLVHLDLSNGKLNDLPNALNVLQNLVHLNIDSNQFVCIPNIVSELTSLKTFTASNNYIKEVPNDLENLVNLEKLDLSSNKLKDLPGSCLNLNQLKSLSLSSNQFKIIPSCVESGMHNLQEFTFSQNSCSEIDVSPKSIKLTTFYAEQNGTCPSFPRWILNSRYKNLVSVSLNGTIFHKFDLPEEQSTLNIKVFFMRQCKLDETIVEKLIARMIHLERLIIGNSSIHNGNGFWFIPINSLKEPSNLKEIDLSGTVIPQIPKKISNFVNLTILNISFNNITWLPEEICSLTKLKRLMVDRNNLMTLPKTIGKLISLEELNVSHNHLCELPDTLETVNSLQYIDLYDNELETVPEFLKKLTGLIGLDLEQNYFLTNNLLLDRYGQYEIMRASLRDHWKSSYRILDGIKLKLSDDSVFSPARRLSHSSSSSDLSYNGEVLCPSSSFEATNKFSKMMKYHATKLFQYTTQKVNPRFLYCCHVFILFFPAAIII; the protein is encoded by the exons ATGGTATTGGAAAATAATCCAAATAAAGTATtagcaatgaaaatgaaaaagcaaATGTACTTAATATTACAcatgaaatatatagaaagtCTGTCTCTGTTAGGAAATCATCTAATTGATTTATCCAACAGATTTTCTGTATGCTTAACAAATTTAGTTCATCTTGATTTGTCCAATGGCAAATTGAACGACTTACCAAATGCTCTAAATGTTCTACAAAACCTAGTTCACTTAAACATTGATTCTAATCAATTTGTTTGTATTCCAAACATTGTCAGCGAATTGACTAGTTTAAAAACTTTCACAGCTagtaataactatataaaagAAGTTCCAAATGATTTAGAGAATTTAGTGAATTTAGAGAAATTAGATCTCAGTTCTAACAAATTGAAAGACTTGCCAGGTTCGTGTTTGAATTTGAATCAGCTAAAAAGTCTTTCTCTTTCAagtaatcaatttaaaataattccaagcTGCGTTGAAAGTGGAATGCATAATTTGCAAGAGTTTACATTCTCTCAGAATTCTTGCTCGGAGATAGATGTTTCACCGAAAAGTATTAAGTTGACCACATTCTATGCTGAACAAAATGGTACTTGTCCATCGTTTCCCAGATGGATACTAAATTCTAGGTATAAGAATCTGGTTAGCGTATCTCTGAATGGCACAATCTTTCATAAGTTTGACTTACCAGAAGAACAATCTACACTCAACATCAAAGTGTTTTTTATGAGACAATGCAAATTAGACGAGACaatcgtagaaaaattaatagctaGAATGATACATCTCGAACGATTGATAATTGGCAATAGTAGCATCCATAATGGAAATGGTTTCTGGTTTATACCAATAAACTCGTTGAAAGAGCCGTCCAATCTGAAAGAAATTGATCTGAGTGGAACAGTGATTCCACAAATACctaaaaaaattagtaattttgttaatttaaccATACTGAATATtagctttaataatattacttggTTACCAGAAGAAATTTGTTCCCTGacaaaattgaaacgtttGATGGtagatagaaataatttaatgacaCTTCCAAAGACTATTGGAAAACTAATATCGTTAGAAGAGTTGAATGTGAGTCATAATCATTTGTGCGAGCTGCCGGATACGTTGGAAACTGTGAACAGTTTACAATATATTGATCTCTACGACAATGAATTGGAAACTGTAcctgaatttttaaagaaactgACAGGTTTGATAGGGCTGGACCTCGAACAAAACTATTTTCTGACCAACAATTTATTg CTTGATAGGTACGGtcaatatgaaattatgaGAGCCAGTTTGAGAGATCATTGGAAAAGCAGCTACAGAATACTTGATGGAATCAAATTAAAGTTATCCGATGACTCAGTATTTTCACCTGCAAGAAGACTATCACACTCATCATCGTCGTCAGATCTTTCTTATAATGGGGAAGTCTTGTGTCCATC GAGCAGTTTTGAAGCTACAAACAAATTCTCTAAAATGATGAAGTACCATGCCACAAAACTTTTTCAGTATACGACTCAAAAAGTTAATCCAAGATTCCTTTACTGCTGTCatgtatttattctattttttcccgcagctattataatttaa
- the LOC144472772 gene encoding uncharacterized protein LOC144472772 translates to MTDIIDIELFIEAIKKYPEIWDTSCENYHDKNMKVLAWFIISKEFYPDIEGMTESERNNINKRLAHKWKNIKDAFMRSIRKRSKSGQADCAKQYIYYNQLSFLLKPRNINAGNGVGYGTMSQTEGDNSDSSHNDITSTQRTRNSHEFANVKNPLSELQSKRRRKEMLDQRLTNCLTTPIAQHPQNNYETQLDEDRAFFDSLLPTVRSFNIHNKLEFRTEVLKLVKNIVNINQPQYVSQYTSQHSSQHPHNSLNVNSSSQIQVHQTSALPRNATPHSSSNSIVSINSHNECTENLDLDDL, encoded by the exons ATGACCGATATCATTGATATTGAACTTTTCATTGAAGCGATTAAGAAGTACCCAGAGATATGGGACACCTCGTGCGAGAATTACCATGACAAGAACATGAAAGTACTGGCGTGGTTTATCATTTCCAAAGAATTTTATCCCGATATCGAGGGGATGACCGAGTCCGAGAGAAATAACATCA ATAAAAGATTGGCCCACAAATGGAAGAACATCAAAGACGCGTTCATGCGAAGCATACGGAAAAGAAGTAAATCTGGCCAAGCTGATTGCGCGAAACaatacatatactataatcaactttcgtttctattaaaaccaAGGAACATAAACGCTGGGAATGGTGTAGGATACGGGACGATGTCGCAAACAGAAGGCGACAATTCGGACTCGTCGCACAACGACATCACGAGCACACAGAGAACGCGCAACAGCCACGAATTCGCGAACGTCAAAAATCCTCTCAGCGAGCTGCAGAGCAAACGCCGTCGCAAAGAAATGCTCGATCAACGTTTGACTAATTGTTTAACTACGCCAATTGCGCAACACCCGCAAAACAATTATGAGACGCAACTGGACGAAGACAGAGCTTTCTTCGATTCGTTGTTGCCGACAGTGCGATCGTTCAATATTCATAACAAATTGGAATTTAGGACCGAAGTATTGAAATtggttaaaaatatagtaaacatCAATCAGCCGCAATACGTTTCGCAATACACTTCGCAACACAGTTCGCAGCACCCTCATAATTCGTTGAATGTTAACAGCTCGTCGCAGATTCAAGTTCACCAGACATCGGCGCTCCCGAGGAACGCGACGCCGCACAGTTCATCGAACAGTATTGTGTCCATAAACTCGCATAACGAGTGTACAGAGAATTTAGACTTAgacgatttataa